The DNA window tttgaaatatggtTATTTGCGTTTTTTCtcgaaaagtaaatattaaatattaatccaaatgatttttatttaaaatatcctCACTCCTCCCCTTATATATTTTTCATGGATTAGATTCTTGTTTCTTAAACTCAAAAGttatactaaaataaaattaatttgaagTCAAAATTAtatctaatttataaaaatataacatataaaaaaaactcaagaaaaaTTAAATGAGATGACAAGAGAATTCTAGGCAGAGttatatctattttttaaaaataaaacatataaaaaaaactcaagaaaatAAAATGAGATAACAAGAGAATTCTTATAATTTAACCTAGAATTTTAATCCTCCCTAACTAGAAACCAGAGGAATTAAGTTAAGCGACTAAAACAATCACTTTTGTCTTTTTCTAAAAATAGAATCCAAGATACTCTTGAAGACAAATTCTTTTAACTTTTATTCAAAGTATAACCCAATCAGTTTTAACCAAAATCAATTATCCCATTCAAAATGAAGCATACTTCAAGGAGCATTTGAGTCTTTATTCGTAATTTAATACTATTCCTTTCTCAATTTTCTAATAATtataattgaaaaaattatttattcattaaaatctttattcatgttattttatattttgcaataattaattgataaattttattaaacACTACATTCTTAATTTTGAGTTTTGACGTTATGGTTAATTAATCTACTTAAAAACTTCAAAACATAATTTAATTGCAAAGAATATACGAACTTAATTGCGGTCAAAAAGTAAAATGTAAGATAGTAATTTAAAGAGGGAAAGACAAATTAACGGAATATCCAAATTTCAATGATCACTTTCATCTAACTCCAAAGAATCTAAATTTCCTTCATTTTGTTCACTAAAAACACTctacataaaaaataaaacaaaataaaatctcaaaaaagaaatatctacaaaataaaaaataaccatCTACTAGTTTTTCCGAAACTACCCCTACTCCGGAATCGAACTCAACAACGCCGCAAACTTCTCAACACCGGCACTACCGCTTCTGTTATTTCTCCCTCTTCTCGATCTCTGTACAGTAACGCCGCCGGAAACACTCGCCGGTGAGACACGCTTAGCGTCACACTCACCGGAGAACAGAATCTGTTTCCCGCGACAACCGCATTTATAGGAAGCGCCACTTTTCATGAGAGCGGAACTCGCTTTAACGGCCAATGCCGCCATCTCCTGAGCCTGCAAAGGTTTCCTCAACCAACTCAACGGAAGCACAAAGTAAAGCTGTCCTAGTTGCAACGCTTGGTTTTCATCGACGGCGGTGACGACGTCGTCGAAATCCATTTCGTCGGAGTTACATATAAAACACGACGGATGCTCCTGTAAGAGGTAAGATACCTTGACAGGATAAGTAAACTCTCGTAACCTTCCGTCTTGTAGAATAAGCTTCGCCGTCGCAACACGAGTTGAATCGGAGGAGGTACAGTTTCCCATTGTGATGTGACTCAGTGAGTCCGGCGAGTTATGTATGAGTCGTGAAAAAATGGAAAATGTTGTTATTAGTTGAAGAAGAGAGGAACGTGATGAAGGGAATATATAGTAAGTAATTTCCACGTGgaattttgatttaattaattagaagcTGCGGGAATGGCTTTCCAGGCTGTAAGTTGTTGTTGACAGGTTGTATTACTAGCTAGCGTTTAGTGTGCGAAACTGACCCTATTTTCAAGATTGGGTGTGTATTTACGGTTTTGCCATTAGGTTTGGACAAAATGTGAAACTATGGTGAAATCAATGTGTTAAAATTGGACTAGTGTTAGATCTTTGGTTTCGAGTTGAATTACTTAAAATCATGTGGTATTCATGTTTTTGAAGCTGATTTTGTGAAAATCATGATGACAGCTCAATGTGACTTATGTGTTTGAATTTGATAAAATCATCTTTGATTAtcgtaaatttaataaaataattattggaaGTGAAAGAATTAGTgaagaattgaaaaaaattattgaatgaTAAGAAATAATTATATCAGTTACTTAAAAGAGTTGAATTTGAAAAAGTAATTGAAATCTTACATCAAAATCAGAATAAGTGTTTATATACGTAAAGTTgatttttacacaattttataaAAGAGTGATGACGCGCTACTACGCTCTATCAATGGGTGTAATTCTACACCAACTATCTACTTTGGAAGTaagaataatatagtataaaatttaacattttttagaTGTATTGGTAAATTGGctgatttatataaataaatttaaacaatgCAACACAACGTTTTAAAGGGAGTAATTTTTTTGGAGACAATATTTCAAAACTATAAAACAacgataattttataaaaaagaaataaagaaaaaaattctaaaacttaattttttttattataagaagGAAAGAGTATAATTTAACTTGTTTAAAGATCTAATTAATTCGATATTATTATGACTAATATTAGGTGAAATGAAACTATGAAATGTTGGAGGGCACAAGCAAATCACGTGAAGAATGTCTTACTGTAGTGATACTACTACCTAACCTTGCAGCGTAGCTTGAATGAGGTAAGTTGGATCTTGTTGCGGTTTCTAAATTAAGAGTAGAAAGTAAATGTGAAGTTGAAAGTAATAAAGTGGGAAGGTAAAGTTCGTGAAATTGTAGAATTGGGAAGGACTATTTGACATCACG is part of the Vicia villosa cultivar HV-30 ecotype Madison, WI linkage group LG2, Vvil1.0, whole genome shotgun sequence genome and encodes:
- the LOC131646832 gene encoding uncharacterized protein LOC131646832, which encodes MGNCTSSDSTRVATAKLILQDGRLREFTYPVKVSYLLQEHPSCFICNSDEMDFDDVVTAVDENQALQLGQLYFVLPLSWLRKPLQAQEMAALAVKASSALMKSGASYKCGCRGKQILFSGECDAKRVSPASVSGGVTVQRSRRGRNNRSGSAGVEKFAALLSSIPE